From the Candidatus Zixiibacteriota bacterium genome, the window TTCTGCTGCGCCTGCCGGCCAATGCGGTTGAGTACATCCCGCAAGCAGAGGTCGAAGGCCGCGTCGAGATGAAACAGCAGCCGGCCGGAAATGCCCAGGGACTGGCTTTCGATTTCGGTAATGGTCGAGTGGTCATCCTCGGCGAGGCGGCCATGCTGACTGCCCAGGTGTACCGGGGCGAGGAGTTCGGGATGAACCGCCCCGATTGTGATAATGAGCTGTTCGCGCGTAATGTGATGCGCTGGCTGGCGCGAAAGCTGTAGTCCGTAGGTCGGGTTCCGAGCGCAGCTGTGACTTGACGCCTCAGCGACTCTGTGAAGCGAGAAACCCGACATTTGGATTTTGAGTCAGGATCGCAGGGATCCTGACCTACCAAAGCGGCGGATTGAGGCTTGCGGCAACCGAAGGGATGGGTTTTCGTAGTATCTGATATGAAAACTCAAGGCAACATTCACGGGAATTCAAACGACGTTGCGACAGTGGACGGCATCCTCGCGGCGTTGTACGGATCGATATCCTTTCATTTGGGCGGCGGTGCTGATTATGAACGGTTGCGCTCACTCTGGATTCCGGCGGGACGGCTGCTGATCCCGAAGCGAGCCGGGACCGATTCAACATCAGTGACCGTAGAGGAATTCATCGAGCGTTGCAAGGTGACCTTTGCGAGCGAGTTCTTTCGCGGCAAGGGCTTTCGCGAGACCGAAACCAAACGCCAGGAGCAGCGCTTTGGCAACATCCTGCACGTCTTCTCGGCCTACGTCGGCGTAATCAGCGATCCCGAGGAGAGAGTGATCGGACGCGGGATTAACAGCATCCAACTGTTGTGGGAGAATGAGCGTTGGTGGATCGTATCGATGGTCTGGGACGACGAACGGCCGGAGAATCCGATGCTTGACTGGGCCGAGTAATCGCGAGCAACAGCTCCTGTCCCACCGCAATCTTTCGTTCCTCGCGACGTCCCGGCTTCGGGGCACCAGAGGAGAAGTCGAGCCCTGTGCCTGAATTACAATAAAACGGCGTCCGGAAGTTAGCAGGACGCCGTCTGGGGGAGAAAAGGGATGGTAAGTGGTCTAATCAGCCATAGTCAGCAAGCGATGGTAAGTGGACCAATCAGCTGCAGTCATCACAGGCCGCGGCCGCGACCCATGCGGCAGCCATCACCGCGACCTTGCGGACAATCGCCACCCATGCCGCGATGCTTCATCATGCCGCGTTGTCCGTCGCCCATCATGCCCATGCCGTGAGGACGGCTGTCCCAGATCTTCTTCTGATCGGGGGTCAAGAGGTTGCGCAGCGCCAGGCGGTGCGCAGCGTTCTTCTTCTGAAGATCAGCGGTTAGCTTGCTGATTTCGTCGATCTTGCTGTTGATTGCGCCCTGGTTAGCGTCGCCGCGGAACAACTCCTGGAGTTCGATGCGTTTGACCTTCACTTGCGCGCGCAGCGGGATCATCTCCTTCTGATGCGCCACTCGCATCTCCTGCATCTTCTTCTGCTGTTCTTCCGTCAGCTTCATCTGCTCGACGAACTGGAACCGCGGTCCATCGCCCATACCCTGGCCCTTGCGGCCAACCCACATGAATTCATTTTCATCATCGTCATCGTCCGGCGCATTCGGCGCGTCCTGCGCCATCAAGGGCAGGGCGGCCATTACCACCAGCGCCGCGAGCAAGCCCAAGAATCTCAGTTTGTCTCTCATTGCATGTCTCCTTTCAGTACTCCAACTCACCTGCAGACCCAACGGCGGCGAGTTGCAGCGGGCGCATCGCGCGACGGCTACTCGGCAGGCCGTCCGCGCGCGAAAACTCCACCCGCCGCGACTGGCCGCCGTCTGGTCCGGTTAATCTCATCATTGACCTTCCTCTATCGGCATCGGGCCCGGTCGAGACTTGCCGCGTCGGCCTTCGCCGAATCGGCCCGGCATTGGACCGCGTCCGCGTTCTTCAATCATCCGCAGCAACCGCGCGCGCTGTTCCGGCGAGAGCACGCCGCGATCAGCGATAAAGCGCTCAACCAACCGCCGCTGAATCGATTTCTGCTGCAGTGCAATCTCATCGACCAGGGCGAACACCTTGAGCGTGTCGGGCTCGGCGGCGCTGAGTTCATCGAATAGCTGTTTGCGGCTCAGTTTCATCTGCTCCATGACCGGCGCTACGGTGCTGTCGAGCCAGTAGCGTGACTGCTCCATCTTCCTGCGCTCTTCCGGCGTAAACACCATCGCCGGCGGTTCCTTGTCGCCGATCCCGGGGCCAAAATCCTCGGGCGGGCCCGGTTTGACACGGTTGATGACAATCGTCACCAGTGCCGCGACATTGACGATCAACAGCAGGATCACGACATAGATCAATGTTCGGATCTTCATCGCGAACCTCCGTTGCCGTTATCCACCTGCTCGTAGACCTCGTCCAGCAGCAACGATGAGGTCGAGAAACCGGAGGCGTAGTATTCAATCAGCTCGTCGGTCTCGGTCGCAGTAGTAGTTGTTGTGGTCTGCGGCGTCCGGCCGAGCATCACGCCAGCCACGATCGCCACGGCGACACCGAGCGCCTGCAGGGTGATTCCAAACGCGGGACGGCGCAGCGGCCCGAAAGCGGGCGTCGGGCGGCGATCCGCTTCGAGTTCATTGACTCGAGACTGGATCGCCCGCCATAGCGATGCCGGCACCGCCGCTCCCAGCTTGTCGGCAGTGAACAGGGATTGATACTGCGCGAACAGCTCCCGGCAGTCGGCACAGTCGCGCAGGTGCGCGTCGATCGCAAGCCGCTGATCCTCCGGCAGGGTATTTTCCAGCCGCGCGATCAGGTTCTGTTCGATCTCTTTGCAGGTCACAATCATCAACCTCCGTCCTTCAGTTCTTGGACAATCAGCCCCTACGATTTCTTTCGCCGTTTGTGGAAATTCGCCAGCATCGCCTTCTGCAGGCTTTCCTTGGCGCGGTGCATCAGCGACTCAATCGACGGTATCGTCAGGTTAAGTTGTTCGGCGATTTCCTGATAGCTCAAGCCTTCCAGCTTGTGCAGAAGATAGACAGTCCGCTGCCGTTCCGGCATGTTCGCCATCAACTCGGCCAGTTCGATGCGGGCTTCCGCGGTCTCCAACTGCCGGTCGGGGCGGTCGGTCTCCGGCGCGGACAGCTGCTGTTCCAGCGAGACTTCGTCGGTATCGATGGAGACAATCTGCTTGAGTTTCGACAGCAGCCCGCCGCGCTTGCGGAAATTGATCGACTTGTTGACGGCCACGCGATGCAGCCAGGTCGACAGCTTGCTCTCGCCGCGCAGCGACTCGGCCTTCTGCCACAGTGTGACGAAGACATCCTGCGCCACTTCATGGGCGTCGTCAGGATTTCCCAGCAGGCGCAGGCAGAGATTATAGGTCGTAGGAGAATGGCGATCGAAGAGAGTCTTAAAAGCCGCGCGGTCCCCCTTGGCGACGGCAACAATCAACTCGCGTTCATCTATGTTGGCTTCACCTGACATCGGTGTTTTCAACATAACGTTCGTTAGACAAAGCGGAGAAGAAAAAACCGGCGGGGAAGATAGTTCGATTTCCCCCGGCAATCCCTACTCACTGGGAACAGCAGGATCGCACAACGGCCCAGCGGAGTCGACATCAGGCACGGTTGACAAGAGTTCTTGACAGAACCGCCCTCAACAGTGCATCTAAGAGGCTTGGGGAGGCATACGGTCAGGAGGCCAGTCAATTCATGCGTAATCGAAAACAAATCCTTTGCCTGTTCGTCGCGGCTACCTGTCTGGCTGCGTCTCTGATAACGACCGCGCGCGCACAAGAGGTTGAATCGACTCTGCGGCAGCAGGTTGAGCAATATCTCAAGGCGTCCGAGAGCGTCTACAACTTCACCGGTTCGGCCGCGATCGCCAAAGGCGGCAAGATCATTTATGCCGGCGGATTCGGAATGGCGGATTTCGAGGCCAAACGCAAGAATGCGCCGACCACGCGGTTTCTGATCGGTTCGGTCACCAAGCAGTTTACAGCGGCAGCGATTCTGCAGATGCAGGAGAAAGGGCTGCTGTCGGTGGACGATACGCTCAAGAAGTACTTCTCCGATTTCCCGGAGAATATCGCGAACACCGTGACGATCCGGCATTTGCTGACGCATACCTCTGGTATCGCCAACTATACGGCGAGCACGGCGTTTGCCACCTGGTTGAAGACGAATCCGTCCCTCGACGACCAGATCGCCATGATCGCCACGCTGCCACCCGATTTTGCCCCCGGCGAGCGCTACCAGTACAGTAATTCCGGCTACAAGTTGCTGGAAGGGATCATCGTCAAGATTTCCGGCATGCCGTGGGATCAGTACATGGCGAAGAACATCCTCGCGCCGGCCGGACTGAGTGCGACCGGGTTTGATCTGATGCAGGTTGAAGAGGATTTGCGGGCGGTCGGCTACACGACGCCGGACAGTATCCGTCAGCGCGCCGAGATGTGGCCTCCGGGAGTCGCCGGCGGCGCCGGGGCGCTCTACAGTACGACACTCGACCTGATCAAATGGGATGAGGCGCTGCGCACGAAGAAGCTCCTCAGCGCTGCTTCACTCGCGGCCATGTACACGCCCAATCTTGATCGCTACGCCTTCGGCTGGATCATTGATTCAGTCGGCGCTTACGAGCGCATCTGGCACGACGGACAGATCGCCGGCTTTGCGGCGGCGCTGGTGCGAATTCCGTCCGAGGAACTTTGCATCGCAGTCTTGAGCAACGACGACACCGGCCCGGCCCGGAGTTTGGCGATTGCGCTGTCGGCATTGGCCGTCGGGCAACCGTACGATGTTCCGGTTAGAAAAACCCCAGTGGCGGGCAACCCCGACCGCTACCCGGAATATGTCGGCGCCTACGATCT encodes:
- a CDS encoding Spy/CpxP family protein refolding chaperone; translated protein: MRDKLRFLGLLAALVVMAALPLMAQDAPNAPDDDDDENEFMWVGRKGQGMGDGPRFQFVEQMKLTEEQQKKMQEMRVAHQKEMIPLRAQVKVKRIELQELFRGDANQGAINSKIDEISKLTADLQKKNAAHRLALRNLLTPDQKKIWDSRPHGMGMMGDGQRGMMKHRGMGGDCPQGRGDGCRMGRGRGL
- a CDS encoding periplasmic heavy metal sensor, whose translation is MKIRTLIYVVILLLIVNVAALVTIVINRVKPGPPEDFGPGIGDKEPPAMVFTPEERRKMEQSRYWLDSTVAPVMEQMKLSRKQLFDELSAAEPDTLKVFALVDEIALQQKSIQRRLVERFIADRGVLSPEQRARLLRMIEERGRGPMPGRFGEGRRGKSRPGPMPIEEGQ
- a CDS encoding zf-HC2 domain-containing protein — encoded protein: MIVTCKEIEQNLIARLENTLPEDQRLAIDAHLRDCADCRELFAQYQSLFTADKLGAAVPASLWRAIQSRVNELEADRRPTPAFGPLRRPAFGITLQALGVAVAIVAGVMLGRTPQTTTTTTATETDELIEYYASGFSTSSLLLDEVYEQVDNGNGGSR
- a CDS encoding RNA polymerase sigma factor, translated to MSGEANIDERELIVAVAKGDRAAFKTLFDRHSPTTYNLCLRLLGNPDDAHEVAQDVFVTLWQKAESLRGESKLSTWLHRVAVNKSINFRKRGGLLSKLKQIVSIDTDEVSLEQQLSAPETDRPDRQLETAEARIELAELMANMPERQRTVYLLHKLEGLSYQEIAEQLNLTIPSIESLMHRAKESLQKAMLANFHKRRKKS
- a CDS encoding serine hydrolase, coding for MRNRKQILCLFVAATCLAASLITTARAQEVESTLRQQVEQYLKASESVYNFTGSAAIAKGGKIIYAGGFGMADFEAKRKNAPTTRFLIGSVTKQFTAAAILQMQEKGLLSVDDTLKKYFSDFPENIANTVTIRHLLTHTSGIANYTASTAFATWLKTNPSLDDQIAMIATLPPDFAPGERYQYSNSGYKLLEGIIVKISGMPWDQYMAKNILAPAGLSATGFDLMQVEEDLRAVGYTTPDSIRQRAEMWPPGVAGGAGALYSTTLDLIKWDEALRTKKLLSAASLAAMYTPNLDRYAFGWIIDSVGAYERIWHDGQIAGFAAALVRIPSEELCIAVLSNDDTGPARSLAIALSALAVGQPYDVPVRKTPVAGNPDRYPEYVGAYDLGGGQYRFITTENGKLYSQRAGSPQFEILPEGGDKFFYPMDNATTVLFIRNEAGEVMAQEFQQGGVDSRHRKLPPDEAEKVMPKFEVAQVDPAIYDQYVGEYQLAPIFSIVITREGNQIFGQATGQSKFEMFPSSETKFFLKVVEAQIEFVRGADGKVEQLILYQSGQVMPGKKIK